Sequence from the Carassius auratus strain Wakin chromosome 32, ASM336829v1, whole genome shotgun sequence genome:
GACGAGATGTTTCGCTACTACTGTCTGGATGAGCGCTTGTTCCTCTGCAACGCCTGCACCATCGAGGGAACGCACTCGGGACACGCCATCAAAACACTGAAGAACGCCATGAAGGATTTCAAGGTAGGTCTCTGTGTTCACGCTTCACACTTACTCCTCCAGATATGATTCGCTAATCAGACCCTTTACACTTCATTGAGTGTTTTACAGTTATGATCAGACACAGTGATTGTTCACAGCAGAAGAGTCTCAGATTGTGATCGCTTTTGGTTTGCGCCGCAACTCACTTAAAGATGTTCAGCCTGTCTTTTATCCCCCttctcccaaaacagcttatactactgtttcagatattaaaatagttttgtatGTTTGGAGCATGTTTTGGTCGTTaagtttttttaaagtaatgtccATCAGCTGATCATAGCCTATGTTTGATCAGTTTAgctttctcaaatcatcacgactactctaaaataaaacagttcaagcatataacaataATTTAACGTTAAACCCAGATAAATGTGTGATATatccaatatttttttgtggagaGTGCAAGCTAAAGCATGCTTTCTGGGACATAGAGGTGCCAGCGcgatcataaaataaaataatgaaatataaagaaaacaaacatgatacaCTTTCTGCTGTGTTACTGTGTTTGTTAATtactacttaacaaaataaatcaaaaactcTTTCGTTATAATCATAATCTGTGaagatgcacttctctctaaaggTGAGTCAGATTGGGCAACTTCATCCTGACGACactgactcagaaaacactagtttattagtaaataattaatcTCCTTCCTATTTCCCCCTATTATTAGCATCTTTGATAATGTAATCTGGAGATTGAGAGAGCGATACATGACATTGATGATCTTTCTTACTCTTCTTCTTGAGAATAATCACATGTGTCTGAATTACTCCGGTTCTGGCGTTCATCATTGAGTAGCATTCGCTGCTTCAGATAACGTAACTGCTTCTGAGCTCCTGTAACTGAATCATTTGTGTATTCATGGCTATATTTATAGTTACAGTTACATTCAGCTCATTTTATTACACAAACCATCCATTTGATGAAGTGACGGCGGAGGGGAAGTTTGCGAGTGCGTCTAAAGTGAAGTGAAACTAAGCAAGTGCTGCATGGTCCGTCAGATGTGAGTcttgttctctcttttttctcgAGGCCTGTCTTGACATTCAGCTGCACAAGACCAACAGAAAGATCCTCAAAGCAGAAAAAAATCGACTGGAACAAAAAGAGATTGAACGACAAAACAAGGTGAAGTTAGTCTGAAAAAGAAACTGATGCCACAAAACTGAGCGCTCGGTCCTTGCTGTTTAATGTTGGGGAAGTTTCTAGTTTGTCTGAACTGCTGATCTCTTCTAGGCCTACCGCGACGACACCAACCAACACCTGGATGCTTTCAGAGAGACGTCTGTTGCACGCCTGGATGCTTTTCTGTCCTCGCTGCGTGACTGTATCAGCTCTCGTGACGGGGAGCAGTGTTCGGGAATCCAGCAGAACCTGAGTCGAATAGCACAGGATCAAAGCCGTCTGCAGGACGTTCACTCGGGCGTCCAGAGGCTTCTACAGGAGAGCGACGCTTTCAACTTAATCAAGGTACATCTACACACAAGAACTGAACTATTAACATGATCTGGGACGCTTCTTGACCCAAACCTGAACTGTTCTGTCGTCAGACGGAAAGAAAGACTCTGATGTCTTTAGTTTGACTGTCAGCATGAAGTCTGGTCCACTCTGAATTTATTCTGATCCAGGACTGACCCGGAAAAGCAAACAACTACAGTTTTTTAcaactacagtacattttttacatgaCTATTTCGGGTCAGGTTTATCTGAAATGGTTTCTGTAACAAGATTTAACAAAGAGTTAAATCACATCTGCACATGGCTCTCCAGAAAACACTGAAGATGAAGTCCGTCTGTAATCATGACTCCAAAAGCAATGGCTGCGTTTGCCGTTGTCAAACACGTAAATCTGCTTCTCACTGATCTctgtagtgcctcagttcaagtgTGAAGCGATCAtctctttactactagttatagCACAGAATAAACACGAAGGAGCAACAGAAGATATCGTCTGCTCTGTGTCAGACAAACGGCAGATCTgctgttatgattggtcagatcacctgtcaatcaaacgaaGGGTGAATTCCAACCAATCACAACTCAAAGACGACAGAGATAACTTTCTTAATATCAAATTATGAAGCAAATGTTTCCTGCataactcacacaaacacagcttcTTTTATTGAGGCAGAAACTGTATTTATAGCTAAGAGACAGAATAAAAAGAGACAGCGCGTGAAATCCTGTAGATGAACCACCAACATCAGAGACGAAGTCTTCTGCTAAGAGTCTGTGGATAGTTATAGAAAACATGCAcataatgcagaataattatcaTCCAGAATATAATAACTTTTGATTAGGTTCATAAAAAAGTGTGACCAACGAGTATTGGTCAGTTTGAACAAAAcctacctttaaaaaaaagtctaaatccTAATATTTCTGGGTTTCTTTCAGGAATACAATTCATCTATAAAAAGGTAAAGCAGAGAGTTAATTCAGAGGTTCTTTCATACTAGGACTGTGCCAGAAATCGAATGTGATGTGATTTAAAGTCTCTCGTGTGATGTGAGAAGCAGCTGGACAGGTTTTGTTGTGAAGCAGAAGAGCCTTTACTGAAGAGATGAGCAGGAAAATCACATTCGGTCTCTGACACAGCACTCTTCCATACATTTGCACAAGTGTATTCAGTTTGTCCACAGTTACATTATCTGTTAaaacacggtgtgtgtgtgtgtgtatttctatctctctctctctgtgtgtgtgtgtgtgtgtctctctctctctctctctctctgtgtgtgtgtgtgtgtgtgtgtgtgtctctctctctctctctctctctgtgtgtgtgtgtgtgtgtgtgtgtttcaggtacCGGCGGCTGCTGAGAAAGCCTCTGTTTGTTCCTGATGAGGTCACAGTGGACACAGAGCCGCTGTTTGAGACACTGGAAGGAAAGATGTGTGAGTTCATGGCTGAATTGCGGCAGGACGCCCACACACTCCTCAGCAGCATCTGTGAGTCTCACACACTACTGAACTAAAATACTGTCTCTTCTTATTAGACACAGCTGCCAGGATCTTCTTTCCTCTAAATATGACACCTGATGATCCAGTCTCCAGCATTTAAGAGcgtctttttctttcatttctgaaGGTGAAATAGAGGGAGGAGatgctgaggaggaggaggatgaagatgatgatgaagagagttgtgatgatgaagatgaggaggaggagagtGAGGAGGAGATGAGGagtgaggaagaagaggagcagCAGGACCTCACTGACTCTGGAGATGAAGAGTATTCACCGGAGGAGGAACAGGATGAGGAAGACTAGCAGAAGATAATCTGCTCTTGAGTTTGTTGATCTGAGGGAAAATGATCTCTCAGACTCTGTGATGCTctgaagagtgtgtgagagtctgCTCTCAGTCCTGAGAGAAACAAGTGTGAAAcagaataatattaaattaattaatcaaagagAAATCCAGTCAGGTATGTTTAAAAGCTCAGGGCACATGAGATGGG
This genomic interval carries:
- the LOC113051873 gene encoding E3 ubiquitin/ISG15 ligase TRIM25-like, whose protein sequence is MMAASAGNSSVLEEELTCPVCLDVYRDPHLLPCGHNFCLPCLRRLKSRSDRGRLRCPECRQSHRSSSNWQKNFKLANIADGFRRGDRSERCPPSRSDQVHCDYCPEDASRDAKGPAAVKTCLKCEVSMCSQHVQPHLELPAFREHPLVEPLGDMRTRKCSEHDEMFRYYCLDERLFLCNACTIEGTHSGHAIKTLKNAMKDFKACLDIQLHKTNRKILKAEKNRLEQKEIERQNKAYRDDTNQHLDAFRETSVARLDAFLSSLRDCISSRDGEQCSGIQQNLSRIAQDQSRLQDVHSGVQRLLQESDAFNLIKEYNSSIKRYRRLLRKPLFVPDEVTVDTEPLFETLEGKMCEFMAELRQDAHTLLSSICEIEGGDAEEEEDEDDDEESCDDEDEEEESEEEMRSEEEEEQQDLTDSGDEEYSPEEEQDEED